A stretch of Aedes aegypti strain LVP_AGWG chromosome 2, AaegL5.0 Primary Assembly, whole genome shotgun sequence DNA encodes these proteins:
- the LOC5578588 gene encoding uncharacterized protein LOC5578588 — MKSFALAVFLLLGLSAVLGGRPKAEQVLEEVEKLRPRYQEIQDYVIHTISDARLSSSATLAKFHSDILKVKSTFVIDAIKKENNMLYQINNQPASIDKNCLAFVQTLGDSIMNLAGTSFSSCIADSSDSLEKRINEFYAKLQQDEKDYIGLGLLNVFKGENIFYTPDVLIAKLKSRYEALESYPTYLSEDLARIINSLNADLESLEVSYVVCMTESEQRLRDGFILAHSHMELTCKAVSVPAPSSPETVEPSVPESMSWPNTEAVRLLRERFGL; from the exons ATGAAAAGTTTTGCACTAGCTGTTTTTCTCCTTCTGGGACTCAGT gCTGTCCTTGGAGGACGTCCGAAGGCGGAACAAGTGCTTGAAGAAGTAGAAAAGCTTCGACCACGCTATCAGGAGATTCAAGACTACGTAATTCATACCATCAGTGATGCCCGATTAAGCAGCTCGGCAACCCTCGCCAAATTCCACTCCGACATTTTGAAAGTGAAATCCACCTTTGTGATCGATGCCATCAAGAAGGAGAACAATATGCTATACCAGATCAATAATCAACCAGCTTCAATAGACAAAAATTGCCTTGCTTTTGTTCAAACGTTGGGCGACAGTATTATGAACCTGGCTGGCACCAGTTTCTCTAGCTGCATTGCCGATTCCAGTGACAGTTTGGAGAAGAGGATTAACGAGTTTTACGCCAAGCTACAACAAGATGAAAAGGACTACATTGGACTCGGTTTGTTGAACGTTTTCAAGGGTGAGAACATTTTCTACACCCCAGATGTGCTCATCGCCAAACTGAAATCCAGATACGAAGCTTTGGAGAGCTATCCAACCTACCTGAGCGAAGATTTGGCTCGTATTATCAATTCGTTGAACGCTGATTTGGAGTCCTTGGAAGTGAGCTACGTTGTCTGTATGACCGAAAGTGAGCAGCGACTTCGCGATGGTTTCATCCTGGCACACAGCCACATGGAATTAACCTGCAAAGCTGTTTCGGTACCAGCACCATCATCTCCGGAAACGGTAGAACCCAGCGTGCCTGAATCGATGTCATGGCCAAACACCGAAGCCGTCAGACTGCTTCGTGAACGTTTTGGACTGTAA
- the LOC110676611 gene encoding uncharacterized protein LOC110676611, which translates to MLPRGTWGRTCRETDQMSATRDVAAGNLESYLPGDGPNVSNQGCCRGELGVVPAGRRTKCQQPGMLPRGTWGRTCRETDQMSATRDVAAGNLGSYLPGDGPNVSNQGCCRGELGVVPAGRRTKCQQPGMLPRGTWSRTCRETDQMSATRDVAAGNLGSYLPGDGPNVSNQGCCRGELGVVPAGRRTKCQQPGMLPRGTWGRTCRETDQMSATRDVAAGNLESYLPGDGPNVSNQGCCRGELGVVPAGRRTKCQQPGMLPRGTWSRTCRETDQMSATRDVAAGNLESYLPGDGPNVSNQGCCRGELGVVPAGRRTKCQQPGMLPRGTWGRTCREMDQVSQPGMLQWES; encoded by the coding sequence gaccaaatgtcAGCAACCAGGGATGTTGCCGCGGGGAACTTGGAGTCGTACCTGCCGGGAGACGGACCAAATGTCAGCAACCAGGGATGTTGCCGCGGGGAACTTGGGGTCGTACCTGCCGGGAGACGGACCAAATGTCAGCAACCAGGGATGTTGCCGCGGGGAACTTGGGGTCGTACCTGCCGGGAGACGGACCAAATGTCAGCAACCAGGGATGTTGCCGCGGGGAACTTGGGGTCGTACCTGCCGGGAGACGGTCCAAATGTCAGCAACCAGGGATGTTGCCGCGGGGAACTTGGGGTCGTACCTGCCGGGAGACGGACCAAATGTCAGCAACCAGGGATGTTGCCGCGGGGAACTTGGAGTCGTACCTGCCGGGAGACGGACCAAATGTCAGCAACCAGGGATGTTGCCGCGGGGAACTTGGGGTCGTACCTGCCGGGAGACGGACCAAATGTCAGCAACCAGGGATGTTGCCGCGGGGAACTTGGGGTCGTACCTGCCGGGAGACGGACCAAATGTCAGCAACCAGGGATGTTGCCGCGGGGAACTTGGGGTCGTACCTGCCGGGAGACGGACCAAATGTCAGCAACCAGGGATGTTGCCGCGGGGAACTTGGAGTCGTACCTGCCGGGAGACGGACCAAATGTCAGCAACCAGGGATGTTGCCGCGGGGAACTTGGAGTCGTACCTGCCGGGAGACGGACCAAATGTCAGCAACCAGGGATGTTGCCGCGGGGAACTTGGAGTCGTACCTGCCGGGAGACGGACCAAATGTCAGCAACCAGGGATGTTGCCGCGGGGAACTTGGAGTCGTACCTGCCGGGAGACGGACCAAATGTCAGCAACCAGGGATGTTGCCGCGGGGAACTTGGGGTCGTACCTGCCGGGAGACGGACCAAATGTCAGCAACCAGGGATGTTGCCGCGGGGAACTTGGGGTCGTACCTGCCGGGAGATGGACCAAGTATCGCAACCAGGGATGTTGCAGTGGGAATCGTAG